From the Pongo pygmaeus isolate AG05252 chromosome X, NHGRI_mPonPyg2-v2.0_pri, whole genome shotgun sequence genome, one window contains:
- the LOC129025305 gene encoding platelet-activating factor acetylhydrolase IB subunit alpha2-like, with amino-acid sequence MNQGDSNPAAIPHAAEDIQGDDTGMSQHNRFVLDCKDKQPDVPFVGGSVVQLMQPYEIWRELFSPLHALNFGTGGDTARHVLWRLKNGELGNVKPKVTVFWLGRNNHENMAEEVAGGMAAIIQLINTRQPQAKIIVFDLLPQGEKPNSLRQKNAKVNPLVKISLLKLTNVQLLDTDRGFVHSDHAISCHDMFDFLHLTGGGYSKVCKPLNELIMQLLEETPEEKQTTIA; translated from the coding sequence ATGAACCAAGGAGACTCAAACCCAGCAGCTATTCCGCATGCGGCAGAAGACATTCAAGGAGATGACACAGGGATGTCTCAGCACAACAGATTTGTTTTGGACTGTAAAGACAAACAGCCTGATGTACCATTTGTGGGAGGCTCCGTGGTGCAGTTAATGCAGCCATATGAGATATGGCGAGAACTTTTTTCCCCACTTCATGCACTGAATTTTGGAACTGGGGGAGATACAGCAAGACATGTTTTGTGGAGACTAAAGAACGGAGAACTGGGGAATGTTAAGCCTAAGGTCACTGTTTTCTGGCTAGGAAGAAACAACCATGAAAATATGGCAGAAGAGGTAGCAGGTGGTATGGCGGCCATCATACAACTTATCAACACAAGGCAGCCACAAGCCAAAATCATTGTATTTGATCTGTTACCTCAAGGTGAGAAACCCAACTCTTTGAGGCAAAAGAACGCCAAGGTGAACCCACTCGTCAAGATTTCACTGCTGAAACTTACCAACGTGCAGCTCCTGGATACTGACAGGGGTTTCGTGCACTCCGACCATGCCATCTCCTGCCACGACATGTTTGATTTTCTGCATTTGACAGGAGGGGGCTACTCAAAGGTCTGCAAACCCCTGAATGAACTGATCATGCAGTTGTTGGAGGAAACACCTGAGGAGAAACAAACCACCATTGCCTGA